The Bos mutus isolate GX-2022 chromosome 7, NWIPB_WYAK_1.1, whole genome shotgun sequence genome window below encodes:
- the LOC102273942 gene encoding olfactory receptor 7A17, which translates to MEPKNLTGVSEFHLLGFSEEPELQSLIFGLFLSMYLITVFGNLLIILAVSSDSHLHTPMYFFLSNLSFVDICFTSTTIPKMLWNIQTQSKVITFEGCITQVYFFTLFIVLDILLLTVMAYDRFVAICHPLHYSVIMNPQLYGLLVLVSWIISILHFLLESLMVLRLSFCTVLEIPHFFCELNQIIQLASSDPFLNNILIYFAAVLLAGGPLSGILYSYYKVLSSIHGISSAQGKYKAFSSCASHLSVVSLFYCTGLGVYLSSAGTHSLHSSATASVMYTVVTPMLNPFIYSLRNKDLKMGLKILFEEVALKCHFVLGLKKCP; encoded by the coding sequence ATGGAACCAAAGAACCTAACGGGGGTTTCAGAATTTCACCTTCTGGGATTTTCAGAGGAACCAGAACTTCAATCTCTCATATTTGGACTTTTTCTCTCCATGTACCTGATCACTGTGTTTGGAAACCTGCTCATCATCCTGGCCGTCAGCTCagactcccacctccacacccccatgtacttcttcctctccaacctgtCCTTTGTAGACATCTGcttcacctccaccaccatcccaAAGATGCTGTGGAACATCCAGACCCAGAGCAAAGTCATAACATTTGAAGGCTGCATCACCCAGGTGTATTTTTTCACACTCTTTATAGTACTGGACATTTTACTGCTGactgtgatggcctatgaccgctttGTGGCCATCTGCCATCCCCTGCACTACTCAGTCATCATGAACCCCCAGCTCTATGGATTGTTGGTGCTGGTGTCATGGATCATCAGTATCCTGCATTTCTTGTTAGAAAGCTTAATGGTGTTGAGACTGTCCTTCTGTACAGTCTTAGAAATCCCCCACTTTTTCTGTGAACTCAATCAGATAATACAACTTGCTAGTTCTGACCCCTTTCTCAACAACATACTGATATATTTTGCAGCTGTCCTACTGGCTGGTGGTCCCCTCTCTGGTATCCTTTACTCATATTATAAGGTACTTTCCTCCATACATGGAATCTCATCAGCTCAGGGCAAGTATAAAGCATTTTCCAGCTGTGCATCTCACCTCTCCGTTGTCTCCTTATTTTATTGTACAGGTTTAGGAGTGTACCTTAGCTCTGCTGGTACCCACAGCTTACACTCAAGTGCAACAGCCTCGGTGATGTACACCGTGGTCAcacccatgctgaaccccttcatctacagtctgagaaataaagacttaaagATGGGTCTGAAAATACTCTTTGAAGAGGTAGCTCTAAAATGTCATTTTGTTTTGGGGCTTAAGAAGTGCCCATGA
- the LOC102274228 gene encoding olfactory receptor-like protein OLF4, giving the protein MGQRNLTRPSEFLLLGFSEESELQPLIFGLFLSMYLITVFGNILIILAISSDSHLHTPMYFFLTNLSFVDICFTSTTIPKMLWNIYIQSQVITYEACITQVYFLMLFAGLDDFLLTVMAYDRFAAICHPLYYTVIMNPKVCRILVLVSWAISVLHSLLQTLMVLRLSFCEELEIPHYFCELNQMVQLACSDSFPNDLVIYITAVLLAGGPLTGIFYSYTKIASSIHRISSAQGKYKAFSTCVSHLSVVFLFYCTSLGVYVSSAATHSSQSSATASMMYTVVTPMLNPFIYSLRNRDIKRALKAFFRMAAIKRTLVLR; this is encoded by the coding sequence ATGGGACAAAGGAATTTAACAAGACCTTCAGAATTTCTTCTCCTGGGATTCTCAGAGGAATCAGAACTACAACCCCTCATATTTGGGCTTTTTCTCTCCATGTACCTGATCACTGTGTTTGGAAACATACTCATCATCTTGGCCATCAGCTCagactcccacctccacacccccatgtacttcttcctcaccAACTTGTCCTTTGTAGACATCTGcttcacctccaccaccatccccaaAATGCTATGGAACATCTACATCCAAAGCCAAGTTATAACCTATGAAGCCTGCATCACTCAGGTGTATTTTTTAATGCTGTTTGCAGGGTTGGATGACTTCCTCCTGACAgtaatggcctatgaccgctttGCAGCCATCTGTCACCCCCTGTACTATACGGTCATCATGAATCCAAAAGTCTGTAGAATTTTGGTTCTGGTTAGCTGGGCCATCAGTGTCCTGCATTCATTGTTACAGACCTTAATGGTGTTGAGACTGTCCTTCTGTGAAGAGTTGGAAATCCCTCACTATTTCTGTGAACTCAATCAGATGGTCCAACTTGCCTGTTCTGACAGCTTTCCCAATGACTTGGTGATATACATCACAGCTGTGCTGCTAGCTGGTGGTCCCCTCACTGGAATCTTTTACTCTTACACTAAGATAGCGTCTTCCATCCACAGAATTTCATCTGCTCAGGGGAAGTATAAAGCATTTTCCACCTGTGTATCTCACCTCTCAGTTGTCTTCTTATTTTACTGTACAAGCCTAGGAGTGTATGTTAGCTCTGCTGCTACCCACAGCTCCCAGTCAAGTGCAACAGCATCAATGATGTACACTGTGGTCACACCCATGCTGAATCCTTTCATCTATAGTCTAAGGAATAGAGACATAAAGAGGGCTCTGAAGGCATTCTTCAGAATGGCAGCTATAAAAAGGACACTTGTCCTGAGATAA